In a single window of the Anaerocolumna cellulosilytica genome:
- a CDS encoding LacI family DNA-binding transcriptional regulator, whose translation MATIKDLSLRCGVSVSTVSKALNGYQDISEATRELIIRAASEIGYFPDANARALKMKKTYNIGVLFSTLSNHGLRNEYFAHILASFKERAAKRGYDITFIEHNIGNRKMTYLEHCRYRNFDGVFIACAEFGDPEVLELVNSDYPVVTIDHAFNEAISVLSDNVEGMRQLTQHIIDQGHRKIAYIHGTKSSVTHNRLVSFNNIMKENGITIPEEYFKEGIYRSAESAEELAVRLLELPEPPTCIIAPDDYAALGVMNTARRMGLKIPDDISVAGYDGISVSQALEPKLTTIKQDTDKIGAEAAKQLINLIESPMTTSLDNIYLKVQLVKGGSVRNLNTI comes from the coding sequence GTGGCAACAATAAAAGATCTTTCATTGAGATGTGGAGTATCTGTTTCAACTGTAAGTAAAGCATTGAACGGATATCAGGACATCAGTGAGGCAACAAGAGAGTTAATTATAAGAGCAGCTAGTGAAATTGGATATTTTCCGGATGCGAACGCCAGAGCGCTGAAGATGAAAAAAACCTATAATATCGGTGTGTTATTTTCAACTCTATCCAATCATGGATTGCGGAATGAATATTTTGCACATATATTGGCATCTTTTAAAGAACGTGCGGCTAAGAGAGGCTATGACATAACCTTTATTGAGCATAACATAGGTAATAGAAAGATGACATACTTAGAGCACTGCCGGTATCGTAATTTTGATGGTGTATTTATTGCCTGTGCCGAGTTTGGAGATCCTGAAGTGCTTGAACTTGTGAATAGTGATTATCCGGTTGTCACTATAGATCATGCTTTTAACGAAGCTATATCTGTTTTATCAGATAATGTAGAAGGGATGAGACAACTTACACAGCACATTATAGATCAAGGGCATAGGAAGATAGCGTACATACATGGAACAAAGTCATCTGTTACCCATAACAGGTTAGTTAGTTTTAATAATATTATGAAAGAAAATGGGATAACAATACCGGAGGAATATTTTAAAGAAGGAATATACCGTAGTGCGGAATCAGCAGAGGAACTAGCGGTCAGGCTGTTGGAACTACCAGAGCCTCCTACCTGCATTATTGCTCCTGATGATTATGCAGCACTTGGTGTTATGAATACAGCAAGGAGGATGGGGCTTAAAATTCCTGATGATATATCTGTAGCAGGATATGATGGTATATCGGTATCTCAGGCATTGGAACCTAAGCTTACCACAATTAAACAGGATACTGATAAAATTGGAGCTGAAGCTGCTAAGCAGCTTATAAATCTAATAGAGAGTCCAATGACAACCTCATTAGATAATATATACCTAAAGGTACAGCTTGTTAAGGGAGGATCTGTTAGAAACCTTAATACTATCTAG